In one window of Leptospira sp. WS92.C1 DNA:
- a CDS encoding alpha/beta fold hydrolase, which produces MTLEEWKQSGSYFSYRDWKIFYQEEGKGENLLLVHGFPTASFDWGKIWKTLSKNRRLIACDLLGFGFSSKPKIEYSIFLQADILEKFLNDCGIKEVSILAHDLGNTVVQELLARFITRKKTGVKGLSIKKITLLNGGIFPESHRARLIQKLLHSPIGWILSYLMNRRSFQKSFSAVFGPNTKPSQKELDDFWNLVYSGGGTQIAHRLIRYIQERKTNRERWVGAILNSPIPIRMINGIEDPVSGAHLVSRYRELSPKADIVELKEIGHYPQVEAPEEVIRSVL; this is translated from the coding sequence ATGACTTTAGAAGAATGGAAACAATCCGGATCTTATTTTTCCTATCGAGATTGGAAAATTTTTTATCAAGAAGAAGGGAAGGGTGAAAATTTATTACTCGTTCACGGATTTCCAACGGCTTCTTTTGATTGGGGAAAAATCTGGAAGACCTTATCCAAAAACAGACGTCTGATCGCGTGTGATCTACTCGGTTTCGGTTTTTCATCCAAACCTAAGATCGAATATAGTATTTTTTTACAGGCCGACATTCTCGAAAAATTTTTAAACGATTGCGGTATCAAAGAGGTTTCCATTCTTGCGCACGATCTCGGAAATACGGTTGTTCAGGAATTGCTTGCCCGATTTATCACGCGAAAGAAGACGGGAGTCAAAGGTCTGAGTATAAAAAAAATCACGCTTCTCAACGGAGGAATTTTTCCGGAATCACATCGAGCTCGTTTGATTCAAAAATTGCTTCACAGTCCGATTGGATGGATTCTTTCCTATTTGATGAATCGGAGATCGTTTCAGAAAAGTTTCTCCGCTGTGTTCGGACCAAATACAAAACCGTCTCAAAAGGAACTGGATGATTTTTGGAACTTAGTTTACTCCGGCGGCGGAACTCAAATTGCGCATCGATTGATTCGATATATTCAAGAAAGAAAAACAAACCGAGAACGATGGGTTGGAGCGATACTCAATTCGCCAATTCCGATTCGAATGATCAATGGAATCGAAGATCCGGTAAGCGGGGCTCATCTTGTTTCTCGATATAGAGAACTTTCTCCAAAAGCGGATATCGTAGAACTCAAGGAAATCGGTCATTATCCTCAAGTGGAAGCACCGGAAGAAGTCATACGATCCGTTCTTTAA
- a CDS encoding histone deacetylase, with protein sequence MAKASYNNPRFFDFVYDEFLSSVVDDQTSSFQEGVLFNSLTSENVLELLDITGILPEIKKKGYEKVYLEISGTGQDFQRIVLTSEKEILLHLRLSIHEYRLEINDYFFKEKYLIINWLQTRHPKSLSMDKSRLYPGQDVPGLGIFHQIADFIGFLILSLRLNGAVIRPEYFHDAVLFSKKFHFLTPEAQALFLALRRDFKKESIREISTYLHSDKIQDHKNKVQWKAVEMILFLEKTLNPFVFNKKFDKKVSKILDSIKLSIVE encoded by the coding sequence ATGGCCAAAGCGAGTTATAATAATCCTAGATTTTTTGATTTTGTTTACGATGAATTTTTATCCTCCGTTGTAGACGATCAGACTTCCTCTTTTCAAGAAGGGGTTCTTTTTAATTCTCTCACCAGCGAAAACGTTCTCGAACTTCTGGATATCACCGGGATTCTTCCCGAAATCAAAAAGAAAGGATATGAAAAAGTTTATTTGGAAATTTCAGGAACCGGACAAGACTTTCAAAGGATCGTTCTTACTTCAGAAAAGGAAATCCTTCTTCATCTTCGTTTGAGTATTCACGAATACAGATTGGAGATTAATGATTACTTTTTTAAAGAAAAATATTTGATTATCAATTGGCTTCAGACACGTCATCCGAAATCGCTATCTATGGATAAAAGTCGATTGTATCCCGGACAAGATGTTCCCGGTTTGGGAATCTTTCACCAAATTGCCGATTTTATAGGATTCTTAATTTTATCTTTACGTTTGAATGGGGCGGTCATTCGTCCCGAATATTTTCACGATGCGGTTTTATTTTCTAAGAAATTTCATTTCTTAACTCCGGAAGCACAGGCTTTGTTTCTGGCTCTTCGAAGAGACTTTAAAAAAGAATCGATTCGCGAAATTTCAACGTATCTACATTCGGATAAGATCCAAGATCATAAAAATAAAGTTCAATGGAAAGCGGTGGAGATGATTTTATTTTTGGAAAAAACCCTAAACCCTTTCGTATTCAACAAAAAGTTTGATAAGAAGGTAAGTAAAATACTGGATTCGATCAAACTCAGTATCGTAGAATGA
- a CDS encoding PilZ domain-containing protein has product MEQRKFPRVLPGVNEVIEVQLMGLNFLDILNAKDISIGGLAIEVPHLFEGCDINSPIQMILTLPGRSPLKLAGKVKRKISAPGTSLFGVEFGSLDPKAKYQIESYIQTRLQMAS; this is encoded by the coding sequence ATGGAGCAGAGAAAATTTCCTAGAGTGTTGCCCGGCGTAAACGAGGTCATTGAAGTTCAATTGATGGGGCTCAATTTTCTGGATATCTTGAACGCAAAGGACATCAGTATCGGCGGGCTCGCTATAGAAGTCCCGCATTTATTCGAAGGTTGCGATATCAATTCTCCGATCCAAATGATTCTCACCCTTCCGGGTAGAAGTCCGCTCAAACTTGCCGGTAAAGTAAAACGAAAGATTTCGGCTCCCGGAACTTCACTTTTTGGAGTAGAATTCGGATCCTTAGACCCCAAAGCAAAATACCAGATTGAATCGTATATTCAAACTCGTTTGCAAATGGCTTCCTGA
- a CDS encoding aldo/keto reductase, whose translation MKNLISRADFLKQTSALLFAAGFVPSSFGKLSAKEGAKMLERTIEKSGEKIPAIGLGTWQTMDVSKDSLELKSLQEVWKEFIDNGGSVVDSSPMYGRAEEIVGVLASELTEERRKKIFYATKVWTRGESSGREQIQNSFQKLKTDTIDLFQIHNLVDVETHLKFLRLLQEENKIRYIGLTHYVSSAFQEMERIAKYHKPEFIQIPYSIVTREAENRILPFAATNGISVLINRPFEEGELFRKVKGKALPEYFKDWDCDSFGQAFLKFILSHPAVTCVIPATSKVSHLRDNLKAGFGKLPAGKERDEFKRHLLEFF comes from the coding sequence ATGAAAAACCTCATCTCTCGTGCCGATTTTTTAAAACAAACTTCCGCACTTCTGTTTGCTGCGGGGTTTGTTCCATCCTCGTTTGGAAAACTCTCTGCTAAAGAAGGAGCGAAGATGTTGGAAAGAACGATTGAAAAGAGCGGCGAAAAAATTCCTGCAATCGGTTTGGGAACCTGGCAAACGATGGATGTTTCTAAAGATTCTTTAGAACTGAAATCCCTGCAAGAAGTATGGAAAGAATTTATTGATAATGGCGGAAGTGTTGTGGATTCGTCTCCGATGTATGGAAGAGCGGAGGAAATCGTAGGAGTTCTCGCCTCCGAATTGACAGAAGAACGTAGAAAGAAAATTTTTTACGCTACCAAAGTCTGGACTCGCGGGGAGTCTTCCGGAAGAGAGCAGATCCAAAACTCCTTTCAAAAATTAAAAACAGATACGATTGATTTATTCCAAATTCATAATTTGGTGGATGTGGAAACACATCTGAAATTTTTGCGTCTTCTTCAGGAAGAAAATAAAATTCGTTATATTGGTCTGACTCATTACGTATCTTCCGCGTTTCAGGAAATGGAGAGGATCGCGAAATATCACAAACCTGAGTTCATTCAGATTCCATATTCGATCGTTACTCGAGAAGCGGAGAACAGAATTCTTCCCTTTGCGGCAACTAACGGAATTTCAGTATTGATCAATCGTCCTTTTGAAGAAGGCGAACTTTTTAGAAAAGTCAAAGGCAAGGCGCTTCCAGAGTATTTTAAAGATTGGGATTGTGATAGTTTTGGTCAGGCGTTCTTAAAATTTATCCTTTCTCATCCTGCGGTTACCTGCGTGATTCCGGCGACTTCCAAAGTATCTCATCTCAGAGACAATCTGAAGGCGGGTTTTGGCAAATTGCCGGCGGGTAAAGAACGCGATGAGTTTAAAAGACATCTTTTAGAATTTTTTTGA
- a CDS encoding ArsR/SmtB family transcription factor, translated as MENQKSSREFKNFVYSMLAKYGKAISDPKRIELLDLLLQADKNVDLLSKEIGMSVASTSHHLQILKETRLVTDRKDGRNTFYRIEKAGISIFDNVAVTGKKFSAEIRVAMDSFFDSEQELNELEYKDFLKKVVSKDIILIDVRPENEYNSGHVPGSISIPLNELKSRMETLPKRKKIVAYCRGKYCVLSKEAVEILRMKGLNAYRIPQGPLEFASVGIELVKAGVN; from the coding sequence AATTTAAGAATTTTGTCTATTCGATGCTTGCCAAATACGGGAAGGCGATTTCGGATCCAAAACGAATCGAATTGCTCGATCTTTTGCTTCAAGCGGATAAGAATGTGGATCTTTTATCGAAGGAAATTGGAATGAGTGTTGCCTCGACCTCGCATCACCTTCAAATTTTAAAAGAAACACGCCTTGTGACAGACCGCAAAGACGGAAGAAATACTTTCTATCGAATTGAAAAAGCTGGAATTTCTATTTTTGACAACGTCGCTGTCACAGGGAAAAAATTCAGCGCTGAAATTCGAGTTGCAATGGATTCTTTTTTTGATTCCGAACAAGAATTAAACGAACTTGAATATAAAGACTTTTTAAAAAAAGTAGTTTCAAAAGATATCATACTCATCGATGTACGTCCTGAAAATGAATACAATTCAGGTCATGTTCCGGGATCAATTTCAATTCCGTTAAACGAACTCAAATCAAGAATGGAAACTCTTCCTAAACGCAAGAAAATCGTTGCCTACTGCCGAGGTAAATATTGCGTTCTTTCCAAAGAAGCCGTAGAAATTTTAAGAATGAAGGGTTTGAACGCGTATCGGATTCCCCAAGGACCGTTGGAATTCGCAAGCGTTGGTATTGAATTAGTAAAAGCAGGAGTGAATTAG
- the polA gene encoding DNA polymerase I encodes MKRLLIIDGHAFVFRAYFAFGASNLTNSKTGKPSGATFGFFKMLFKLLQDYAPTHVAMTFDPGGPLERGKIFENYKATRKPMPEDLRPQIKEVMDILGNIGFRVLKLEGHEADDIIGTLCENYKATAKEILIFSGDKDLYQLLEKKNIKMLRGKKGVTEFVEIDAPWVKEELGVDVKQITDYMGIVGDTSDNIPGVKGIGDKGASKLLQEYKTLDGIYKNLEKIKNPSMKTKLTEQKENAYLSKELATIKRDLKLDITEKDIETPDFKSDQAILYFKSQGYNTLSRDLAKSAGKEVPKDAEPTESAEGAEEKTIPAAEKGVYRLITSVDELAKICRGLLKSRIIAVDTETTSPNPAMADLLGISFSNQEKTGFYVSVRNSASLFQDKTLTMEEIKEHLGPILSSEIPKVGQNIKYDLIVLENHGFVLNNIQFDTMLASYVLQPEGRRHNMDALAKDLLNYDTITYDDLVGTGKKKKELVDIDPDQVAEYAAEDADITFRLYQVLRKSIKDSGVEPILRQMEMPLIPVLAEMEKTGISLDVPYFEELARDFDREIRHLEGEIHKQAGGPFNIASTKELQRILFDELKLRTVKKTQTGFSTDHEVLEELLGEHPIIDKLLDYRKYTKLKSTYVDALPKMVNPKTGRVHTSYNQTIAATGRLSSTDPNLQNIPIRDKEGRLLRKGFVAGSDDYEILSLDYSQIELRIMAHVSKDPAMLEAYNRGLDIHKRTAAALYGVPETEVSAEMRDKAKVVNFSVIYGVTPYGLSRNLRIPREEAKSFIERYMTQYPGVKSYMDEMVAFGEKNGYVQTLTGRRRPVVDINSTHKSAKEAAKRIAINSPIQGTSADMIKIAMIAIHEDIQRNKWKSKMLLQVHDELVFEVHKKEKEEFKAAMKKYMETAMPLDVPILVQGKFGINWDEAH; translated from the coding sequence ATGAAACGTCTTCTGATCATCGACGGACACGCATTTGTATTTAGGGCTTATTTTGCATTCGGCGCATCGAATCTGACCAATTCTAAAACCGGAAAACCGAGCGGGGCTACATTCGGTTTTTTTAAAATGCTCTTCAAGCTTCTTCAAGATTATGCTCCGACTCACGTTGCGATGACCTTTGATCCGGGCGGTCCTTTGGAAAGGGGGAAAATTTTCGAGAATTACAAAGCGACTCGAAAACCTATGCCGGAAGATCTGCGTCCTCAGATCAAAGAGGTGATGGATATCCTCGGTAATATTGGATTTCGCGTTCTTAAACTGGAAGGACACGAGGCGGACGATATCATAGGGACCCTTTGTGAAAATTACAAAGCTACTGCGAAGGAAATTCTCATTTTTTCCGGAGACAAGGACTTATATCAACTATTAGAAAAAAAGAATATTAAGATGCTCCGCGGTAAAAAAGGAGTCACCGAGTTTGTAGAGATCGACGCTCCCTGGGTAAAAGAGGAACTCGGAGTCGATGTAAAACAGATCACCGATTATATGGGAATCGTGGGCGATACTTCGGATAACATTCCCGGAGTGAAAGGAATCGGAGATAAAGGCGCTTCCAAACTTCTTCAGGAATACAAAACCCTCGACGGAATTTATAAGAATCTTGAAAAGATCAAAAATCCTTCGATGAAAACCAAACTCACCGAACAAAAAGAAAACGCGTATCTTTCCAAGGAACTCGCGACGATCAAACGAGATCTGAAGCTGGATATTACCGAGAAAGATATTGAAACTCCGGATTTCAAATCAGACCAGGCGATTCTCTATTTTAAATCGCAGGGATACAATACTCTTTCCAGAGATCTTGCTAAGTCCGCAGGAAAGGAAGTTCCGAAAGACGCAGAGCCGACCGAATCGGCGGAAGGCGCGGAAGAAAAAACGATTCCCGCAGCAGAAAAAGGCGTTTATAGGCTGATTACTTCCGTGGATGAACTTGCAAAGATTTGTAGGGGACTTTTGAAATCTCGGATCATCGCCGTGGATACTGAAACCACTTCTCCAAATCCTGCGATGGCGGATCTTTTAGGCATTTCTTTTTCCAATCAGGAAAAAACCGGCTTCTACGTTTCCGTTCGGAATTCCGCTTCCTTGTTCCAAGATAAGACCTTGACCATGGAAGAAATAAAGGAACATCTCGGACCTATTCTATCCAGCGAAATTCCAAAAGTCGGGCAGAATATAAAATACGATCTCATTGTATTAGAAAATCATGGTTTTGTTTTAAATAATATTCAGTTTGATACCATGTTGGCTTCCTACGTTCTTCAACCCGAAGGCAGACGTCATAATATGGACGCGCTCGCAAAAGATCTTCTGAATTACGATACGATCACATATGACGATCTGGTCGGAACCGGAAAGAAAAAGAAAGAACTCGTAGATATCGATCCGGATCAGGTCGCGGAATATGCGGCCGAAGACGCGGATATTACATTTCGATTGTATCAGGTTCTCAGAAAGTCGATCAAGGATTCCGGCGTAGAGCCGATTCTCCGCCAAATGGAAATGCCTCTCATTCCCGTGCTCGCGGAGATGGAGAAAACCGGGATTTCCTTGGACGTTCCTTATTTTGAAGAACTCGCTCGGGATTTTGATCGTGAGATCCGCCATCTGGAGGGTGAGATTCACAAACAGGCGGGTGGACCGTTTAACATCGCTTCTACGAAAGAACTACAACGAATTCTATTTGATGAACTGAAACTGAGAACCGTTAAAAAAACACAGACAGGTTTCTCCACCGATCACGAGGTTTTGGAAGAGTTGCTCGGAGAACATCCGATCATCGATAAACTTTTAGATTATAGAAAGTATACCAAACTCAAGTCCACTTATGTGGACGCACTTCCGAAAATGGTCAATCCAAAGACCGGACGCGTTCATACGAGTTACAATCAAACCATCGCCGCGACGGGAAGACTTTCTTCCACGGATCCGAATTTACAAAACATTCCGATCCGGGACAAGGAAGGACGTCTACTTCGAAAGGGATTTGTGGCCGGATCCGACGACTATGAAATTTTGAGTTTGGATTATTCTCAGATCGAACTTAGAATCATGGCTCACGTTTCCAAAGATCCGGCGATGCTGGAAGCTTACAATCGCGGTCTTGATATCCATAAAAGAACCGCCGCCGCGTTATACGGCGTTCCCGAAACGGAAGTCAGCGCGGAGATGAGAGACAAGGCCAAGGTAGTAAACTTTTCAGTGATCTACGGAGTGACTCCTTACGGTCTTAGTCGCAATCTTAGAATTCCGAGGGAGGAAGCAAAGTCGTTTATCGAACGTTATATGACACAGTATCCCGGTGTTAAAAGTTATATGGACGAGATGGTCGCGTTCGGCGAGAAGAACGGTTATGTTCAAACTCTAACGGGTCGACGTCGTCCCGTGGTAGATATCAACAGTACTCACAAATCCGCCAAAGAAGCAGCCAAAAGAATCGCGATCAACAGTCCGATTCAGGGAACCAGCGCGGATATGATCAAGATAGCGATGATCGCCATCCATGAGGATATCCAAAGGAACAAATGGAAGTCCAAAATGCTTCTTCAGGTTCATGACGAATTGGTTTTCGAAGTTCATAAGAAAGAAAAAGAGGAATTCAAAGCTGCCATGAAAAAGTATATGGAAACCGCAATGCCTTTGGATGTTCCGATTCTTGTACAGGGAAAATTCGGGATCAATTGGGACGAGGCTCACTGA
- a CDS encoding GNAT family N-acetyltransferase has protein sequence MRTGFVENKLKIERKLEVRIAENQLEIERTLALRYEVFNLELGEGLPQSAATRKDRDEYDLFCDHLIVVDKNRDDKIVGTYRILRRSVAKQNIGFYSDGEFNITKIYDLDAETAEIGRSCVHPDYRDGSVISMLWTGLGMYMQKNHVRYLFGCGSIHHTDAQSANEAYAFLKEKNALAGEEFDVTPLMGFEIPGFDPNYIVEDMKIVQKRIPALIKGYVRVGAQICGIPAWDHVFKTIDFFILFDIRDIESKYGKRYLD, from the coding sequence ATGAGAACTGGTTTCGTAGAGAACAAACTGAAGATAGAACGAAAACTGGAAGTTCGGATCGCCGAAAACCAGTTGGAGATAGAAAGAACTCTCGCGCTTCGTTATGAAGTTTTTAATTTAGAATTGGGAGAGGGACTTCCTCAATCGGCGGCAACTCGCAAAGACAGAGACGAATACGATCTTTTTTGCGACCATTTGATCGTCGTCGATAAAAACAGAGACGATAAAATTGTTGGAACTTATAGGATTCTTCGCAGATCCGTCGCAAAACAAAATATAGGCTTTTATTCGGATGGAGAATTTAACATCACAAAAATCTACGATTTGGATGCGGAAACCGCCGAGATTGGGAGAAGTTGTGTGCATCCGGATTACAGAGACGGATCGGTGATTTCCATGCTCTGGACAGGATTGGGAATGTATATGCAGAAAAATCACGTTAGATACCTTTTCGGTTGCGGCTCCATTCATCATACCGACGCTCAATCTGCAAACGAGGCGTATGCTTTTTTAAAGGAAAAGAACGCGCTTGCAGGAGAGGAATTTGACGTAACACCTCTTATGGGTTTTGAAATTCCCGGTTTTGATCCGAACTACATCGTAGAGGACATGAAGATAGTTCAAAAAAGAATTCCGGCTTTGATCAAGGGATACGTTCGAGTGGGAGCGCAAATTTGCGGGATTCCTGCTTGGGATCATGTTTTTAAAACCATTGATTTTTTTATTCTCTTTGATATCCGGGATATCGAATCCAAATACGGAAAACGTTATCTGGATTAA